One region of Candidatus Neomarinimicrobiota bacterium genomic DNA includes:
- a CDS encoding SDR family NAD(P)-dependent oxidoreductase, whose amino-acid sequence MSKRLEGKTALVTGGSSGIGTAIVQSLAGEGANVAFTYHSNKEGAETVLAEIESMGVKGIYFQADMADYAKAQEIVDQVIEKFGTLDILVNNAGANQDRVIWKMTETMWDEVIATDLKGVFNYIRAAAPTFREKKSGRIITISSINALRGKFGQSNYAAAKAGVIGLSKSVAKEMGR is encoded by the coding sequence ATGAGCAAACGCTTGGAAGGAAAGACAGCATTAGTAACTGGGGGAAGCTCCGGGATTGGTACAGCCATCGTTCAGAGTCTAGCAGGAGAAGGTGCGAATGTCGCTTTCACATATCACAGCAATAAGGAAGGGGCGGAAACAGTTCTTGCAGAAATAGAATCAATGGGCGTGAAGGGTATATATTTTCAGGCAGATATGGCAGATTATGCTAAAGCTCAAGAAATAGTAGACCAGGTCATTGAAAAATTTGGAACCTTGGATATTCTGGTGAATAATGCCGGCGCCAATCAGGATAGGGTAATTTGGAAAATGACAGAAACAATGTGGGACGAAGTCATTGCTACTGATTTAAAAGGTGTTTTCAACTATATTCGGGCCGCAGCTCCCACTTTCAGGGAAAAGAAATCTGGCCGAATCATTACCATTTCGTCCATTAACGCCCTCCGGGGAAAGTTTGGCCAATCGAATTATGCTGCTGCCAAAGCTGGTGTGATTGGCTTGTCTAAAAGTGTGGCCAAGGAAATGGGACG
- a CDS encoding aldehyde ferredoxin oxidoreductase family protein: MEGWLEGRFVSICRGTSLRVDLTYGKVEKSQTPDNGIGGRTWNSITLMNELKPGIDPLGPENILCIAVGPLTGSELIGTCRFIASAKSPLTGILGDSGARGFFAPELRWAGYQQIVFTGASDRWTYLFIDDDKVELRDASHLVGLDITETTVQLQDELHDPDLQVAAIGPAGENLVRYSIISCNLARAAGRTGMGAVMGSKKLKAIVVRGSKPVTAVDPKRFKNTCEQFKQRIEENDEFEDRHKFGTTKIMDELAEMGVLPAYHYRTALFDDLKKVNGTALRCEHVVKAKSCYNCNIYCSRYTYTKYNEGEGPEYEAQAGFTVKCGNPDLELAVAVSNTVNRLGLDCISMGEVIAWLMECRHEGIVSDAEVGDIDLSWGSKEALLRLPEMVAHREGIGDLLAEGTKRAAKQFGEEAQKLTAEVKGLELFSADPRGIKGYALMNAVNSRGGDHYRGEPSIELTGDEELALKRTGNRDAAHRLKEEGKGVLVNYAEHMGILSDSMTLCKNISCCMVDVIGFDFAAEAYSGLLGRDIKAQQLWEICSYVSQVEREFNIREGLQPEDDTLPARFVDYPIPDGPAKGTTIDIDRMVKDYYKEKGWKNN, encoded by the coding sequence ATAGATCCACTGGGGCCAGAGAATATTCTTTGTATTGCAGTGGGACCACTTACAGGAAGCGAATTGATCGGAACCTGCCGATTTATCGCCAGCGCCAAGAGTCCACTTACGGGGATTCTAGGAGATTCGGGAGCCAGAGGATTTTTCGCCCCGGAGCTACGGTGGGCCGGTTATCAACAAATTGTTTTCACAGGAGCTTCAGACAGGTGGACTTATCTTTTTATCGACGATGACAAAGTAGAACTCCGTGACGCTTCACACTTGGTGGGCCTGGACATCACAGAGACAACCGTCCAGCTTCAAGATGAACTTCACGATCCTGATCTCCAGGTTGCCGCCATTGGTCCCGCCGGAGAGAACCTAGTTCGATACTCAATAATTTCCTGCAATCTCGCTCGGGCTGCCGGTCGGACAGGAATGGGGGCAGTTATGGGGTCGAAGAAACTCAAAGCTATTGTTGTCCGGGGTAGTAAGCCAGTAACAGCCGTAGATCCAAAACGGTTCAAGAATACATGCGAACAGTTCAAACAGAGGATTGAAGAGAACGATGAGTTTGAAGACCGGCATAAGTTTGGAACAACAAAAATCATGGATGAACTAGCAGAGATGGGCGTGTTACCAGCTTATCACTACAGAACAGCTCTTTTTGATGACCTAAAAAAAGTCAATGGTACGGCTCTACGCTGCGAACATGTCGTAAAAGCGAAATCGTGCTATAACTGCAATATCTATTGTTCTCGCTACACATATACAAAGTATAATGAAGGAGAAGGCCCAGAGTATGAGGCCCAGGCGGGATTTACCGTTAAATGTGGAAATCCCGATTTGGAACTGGCTGTAGCTGTATCCAATACAGTCAATAGGCTTGGGCTCGACTGCATCAGTATGGGAGAAGTCATCGCTTGGCTTATGGAATGCAGACACGAAGGAATAGTATCGGATGCGGAGGTTGGCGATATAGATCTATCTTGGGGTTCGAAGGAAGCCCTGCTTCGACTCCCTGAAATGGTTGCTCACAGGGAGGGAATAGGTGACCTGTTGGCGGAAGGGACAAAGCGTGCAGCAAAGCAATTTGGTGAAGAAGCGCAAAAACTGACAGCCGAAGTGAAGGGGTTAGAACTGTTTTCTGCTGATCCCCGGGGGATTAAGGGATATGCTCTCATGAATGCTGTCAATTCCCGGGGCGGAGATCACTATCGCGGCGAACCGTCTATTGAATTGACAGGAGATGAGGAATTGGCTCTGAAGCGTACAGGAAACCGGGATGCGGCCCATAGATTAAAAGAGGAGGGGAAAGGGGTATTGGTTAACTATGCCGAACATATGGGGATTCTTTCTGACAGCATGACTCTTTGCAAGAATATTTCCTGTTGTATGGTGGATGTCATCGGCTTTGATTTCGCAGCAGAGGCTTACTCAGGGCTGCTAGGGCGTGATATAAAGGCGCAACAACTTTGGGAAATCTGTTCCTATGTCAGCCAAGTCGAAAGAGAATTCAACATTCGCGAAGGCCTCCAACCAGAAGATGACACTCTTCCTGCCCGCTTTGTGGATTACCCCATTCCAGATGGACCGGCGAAGGGGACGACGATAGATATTGATAGAATGGTCAAGGATTATTACAAAGAAAAAGGGTGGAAAAACAACTAA